In Thermoplasmata archaeon, the genomic window AGCAATAAAGGCAATGGCTGCATTGCGAGATTTTGGTAAGATCAGAGAAACAGGCTTTGATATTTTTGAGCCCTATACTGATATAGACAAGGATAAAGTTAGGGCAATATTAACTGATATCAACAAAAGAAAAAGCAGATATGTTACTGAAATTGAAGCAAAACAGATATTTGAAGCGTATAAAATACCTACTGCAAAAAGCATGCTTTCAAAAACAGAGGATGAGGCAGTTACACTGGCTAAACAGATTGGTTATCCAGTAGTAATGAAGATAGTATCCCCGCAAATAATACATAAAAGTGATGTTGGAGGAGTAAAAGTAAACATAAGAACTGATGATGAGGTTAGAAAAGCATATAATCAGATAATAAAGAATGTCTCTAAAATTGATCCAAAGCCAGAAATTCTGGGAATCTTGGTGCAGGAAATGGCTCCTTCTGGCACTGAATGTATAATAGGATCTACGCAGGATCCACAATTTGGTGCAACCGTCATGTTTGGGCTTGGCGGAGTATTTGTTGAAGTATTGAAAGATGTTAGTTTTAGAATAGCCCCATTTTCTAAGAATACTGCAAAGCAGTTAATTGATGAGATAGAGGCAAAAGCTATTTTGCATGGAACTAGGGGAGAGAAAGCAAAGGACATAGAAACTTTAGCGGAAACTATTAGCAGGTTCTCTCAGCTTGTTGAAGATTTTCCAGAGTTAAAAGAAGTAGATGCAAATCCGACAATCTTATATGAAAAAGGATTGAAAGTGGTGGATGCCAGAATAATTTTATAATTTTTTTTCTTATTATATTTTTTAGATGTTTATTCAACTTTTAACACTGTGTAAGGAAAATGTTCAAAATAAATTTTAAATAGAAGATGTGAGTAAGAGATAAAGATGATAGACATATCTAAAAAACCGGATGTTCTGAGATCTGCCGTTGCTGGTGGTGAGCTTGTACTTAAAACTGCAACTATTAAAGAAATAGAAAATAATAATATCAAAAAAGGCAATGTTTTCGAGGTTGCCAAAGTTGCTGGAAACAATGCCATCAAAAAAACCAGTGATTTAATTCCATATTGCCATCAAATTCCTGTTGAAGCTATAGATTTCAATTTTAAGATCGATGGAAACCGAATAATTGCAAGGTGCAGTGTTAAAGCGCATTACAAGACAGGTGTGGAGATGGAGGCTTTAGTTGGGGTAAGCATTGCGCTGCTAACTATATGGGACATGGTTAAATATTTGGAAAAAGATGAGTCTGGAAACTATCCAATAACTTCCATAAAAGATGTAGAAGTGATTGAAAAAATAAAAGAGAGAAAAAAATGATTATAAAAGTGCTTTATTTTGGGATATATAGAGATATGACTAAAAAAGAATATGAAAAAGTGGAACTAGATGAAGGAATAGATACTGATGCATTACTAAAGTTCTTGAAAACAAAATATCCAAACTTAGAAAAATATCCGGAAATGATTATATCCTTAAATTACAGGTACTGTGGTAAGCCCTGCCGCCTGAGCGAAAATGATGAAGTGGCAATAATGTCTCCTGTAAGTGGCGGTTAGGGTTCGATCTCGTACTCTATGTCAAAAATAGTACCGCTTCTTTTTAGCATGATGCTGGCAGAACAGTATTTTTCCTGAGACAAATCTATCGCTTTTTTCAGGTCCTTTTCATCTATGTTTCCCTTTGCGGTGTATTTTAACTTTATGCGCGTATAAACTTTGGGATATTCTTCAGCTCTCTCTCCTTCAATATACACTTTTAATCCTTTCAGGTCTGCGCGCATCTTTTTTAGAATAGCCACAACATCACTGCCTGTACAGCTCGCTACTCCAATCAATACCAGCTCCATTGGAGCAGCCCCAATCTTCGAATCACCGTCAATTACCAAACCATGTGATGCTCTGCTAATCGCTATAAACTTAGAGTCTTCAGTCCACTCGATAATTGCCATTCAAGCTCATAATAAGAATGTGGTAATTAAATTTTATTTTTTAATGTGCTAATGTACTGGTATATTTCTTGATTTTTGTCTTTAGCAAGCTTTTTTAATATTTTATTTATTCCACTTCCATACTGTGCCGCTTTCTTTTTCCTGAATGCAATTTCTTCTGGCAATCCGAGAATTAGTGCTGCTTTTCTAAGTATTATCTTCTCGCTATCATTGTTAATCTTGTCTGAATTGGTAAGAGATCCTGAAAAATCTAGTATCTCTGAATCTAAGTAAGGGGTTCTAAGATCTTTCTTAAAATAGTTTGCTATTTTTATCTCTTTAACAATTGTGGAGTTTAAAACTTTGTTCA contains:
- the moaC gene encoding cyclic pyranopterin monophosphate synthase MoaC; this encodes MIDISKKPDVLRSAVAGGELVLKTATIKEIENNNIKKGNVFEVAKVAGNNAIKKTSDLIPYCHQIPVEAIDFNFKIDGNRIIARCSVKAHYKTGVEMEALVGVSIALLTIWDMVKYLEKDESGNYPITSIKDVEVIEKIKERKK
- a CDS encoding OsmC family protein, whose product is MAIIEWTEDSKFIAISRASHGLVIDGDSKIGAAPMELVLIGVASCTGSDVVAILKKMRADLKGLKVYIEGERAEEYPKVYTRIKLKYTAKGNIDEKDLKKAIDLSQEKYCSASIMLKRSGTIFDIEYEIEP
- a CDS encoding MoaD/ThiS family protein translates to MIIKVLYFGIYRDMTKKEYEKVELDEGIDTDALLKFLKTKYPNLEKYPEMIISLNYRYCGKPCRLSENDEVAIMSPVSGG